A single genomic interval of Stieleria maiorica harbors:
- a CDS encoding prenyltransferase/squalene oxidase repeat-containing protein, whose amino-acid sequence MPQRKRLDASPTRERGAPRSTFPTHASSNQQAGRCPNAAKSDRAVATPARVWTVRRRDLFALAGAVTGQWALSAAAQEPPSIDNLYIDDELDQACDRAIDFLLRNQRSTGAITDRGHELALTSLAIMALAAVGTEPAEPTRRGRAMRAALDFVLGPHHQNEAGYFGAHDGSRMYGHGIVTLMLTEMLGMGASAQQNEIIHDRLEHALRLILSSQAVRKERKLEGGWRYSPQSRDSDLSVSIWQLMALRSAKNDGMNVPGESIEQALQYLRNSFTGRRTATGVGEGGFSYTPGQTRPTFTMTAAGLLAMQVCGQYDAPEVAAAADWLLGYEPTSDERYLFYGLYYYAQGMHQVGGKFAEKSGRVVSTLLLPRQRRDGSWMAPGGEERNVGLVYSTSLALLSLSVRYHYLPIYQR is encoded by the coding sequence ATGCCTCAAAGAAAACGTCTGGATGCCAGCCCGACGCGTGAGCGAGGGGCACCGCGCAGTACCTTCCCTACGCATGCGAGCTCGAATCAACAAGCCGGCCGGTGTCCGAACGCCGCCAAGTCGGATCGAGCCGTTGCGACGCCCGCCAGAGTGTGGACGGTCCGCCGCCGCGACCTGTTTGCACTCGCCGGCGCGGTCACGGGGCAATGGGCTCTGTCGGCCGCTGCCCAGGAACCGCCATCGATCGACAACCTGTACATCGACGACGAACTGGACCAGGCCTGTGACCGCGCGATCGATTTTTTGCTCCGCAATCAACGCTCCACCGGCGCGATCACCGACCGCGGACACGAACTGGCGCTGACCTCGCTGGCGATCATGGCGTTGGCGGCGGTCGGCACCGAACCGGCCGAGCCCACCCGCCGCGGACGCGCCATGCGCGCGGCGTTGGATTTTGTCCTCGGACCACACCACCAAAACGAAGCCGGCTACTTCGGTGCCCACGACGGTTCACGGATGTACGGCCACGGCATCGTCACGCTGATGTTGACCGAAATGCTGGGTATGGGCGCGAGCGCCCAGCAGAACGAGATCATTCACGACCGGCTGGAGCATGCGCTGCGATTAATCCTCTCGTCGCAAGCGGTCCGCAAAGAACGCAAGCTCGAAGGCGGATGGCGGTACTCGCCGCAGTCCCGTGACAGCGACCTGTCGGTTTCGATCTGGCAACTGATGGCACTCCGCTCGGCAAAGAATGACGGGATGAACGTGCCCGGCGAATCGATCGAACAAGCTTTGCAATACCTCCGCAATTCCTTTACCGGCCGACGCACCGCAACCGGTGTCGGCGAAGGCGGATTCAGTTACACGCCGGGACAGACGCGTCCTACGTTCACCATGACCGCGGCGGGATTGCTGGCGATGCAAGTCTGTGGACAATACGACGCGCCCGAAGTGGCCGCGGCGGCCGATTGGTTGCTCGGGTACGAACCCACGTCGGACGAACGCTACCTGTTTTACGGACTGTATTACTACGCCCAGGGCATGCATCAAGTCGGCGGCAAATTTGCCGAAAAGTCCGGCCGCGTCGTCTCCACACTGCTGTTGCCGCGGCAACGCCGCGACGGATCGTGGATGGCGCCCGGCGGTGAAGAACGGAACGTCGGCCTGGTCTACTCCACCTCCCTGGCACTGCTTTCGCTTTCCGTCCGCTACCATTACTTGCCGATTTATCAACGATGA
- a CDS encoding alpha-L-fucosidase has product MTLRRLTCAAIASTAIFAGSCFAEEPHPATLPHPAVAPAVEKIRAVNAGGTFKPEWESLEQYQIPQWYKDAKFGIFIHWGAYAVPAFGSEWYPRQMYINRDRRGDNFFDHHVNTYGPHSKFGYKDFIPQFKAEKFDADRWAKLFQETGARYVIPVAEHHDGFPMYDCAFTRWDASEMGPKRDVIRELSVAVRKHGMKFGVSSHRAFNWMYYVRDESYDNADPQYADLYGRPMPFLFEKDAWDYQNRFVPQDQQFKDDWLARSCELVDKYQPDVFWFDFGITPGGRTVNYQDNPFADHLKQFAAYYYNQTSEQTGQPGVINYKWEAFPESAAVLDKERSKMAEIRKPFWQTDTAVSASSWGYTQNQRYKTPERLINDLVDIVSKNGCLLLNVGPRADGTIPEEDQAILKEIGSWLKINGESIYETTYWKTFGEGPTSVSTGHVSESKDKPFTAADLRFTTRAGDSTLYVTGLKWPENNQITVKTLSSNSQHYEGDIASITMLGSDQELEWSRDENGLTVQLPKTRPSKYAYVLKVTQ; this is encoded by the coding sequence ATGACCCTGAGAAGGCTTACGTGTGCCGCGATCGCGTCCACCGCGATCTTTGCCGGTTCCTGTTTCGCTGAGGAACCCCACCCGGCGACGCTTCCGCATCCCGCGGTCGCCCCTGCGGTGGAGAAGATTCGGGCGGTCAACGCAGGCGGAACATTTAAACCGGAGTGGGAATCGCTGGAGCAGTACCAGATTCCACAGTGGTACAAGGACGCCAAATTCGGGATCTTCATCCACTGGGGCGCCTACGCCGTTCCTGCGTTTGGCAGCGAGTGGTATCCACGCCAGATGTACATCAATCGGGATCGCCGCGGGGACAATTTTTTTGACCACCACGTCAACACCTACGGGCCGCACAGCAAGTTCGGCTACAAGGATTTCATTCCGCAGTTCAAGGCGGAAAAGTTCGACGCCGATCGCTGGGCAAAGTTGTTTCAGGAAACGGGGGCGCGATACGTCATCCCGGTGGCCGAACACCACGACGGGTTCCCGATGTATGACTGTGCCTTCACACGTTGGGACGCATCGGAGATGGGGCCGAAACGTGACGTGATCCGCGAACTGTCGGTCGCGGTTCGCAAGCACGGCATGAAGTTCGGTGTCAGCAGCCACCGCGCGTTCAATTGGATGTATTACGTGCGTGACGAGTCTTATGACAACGCGGATCCGCAATACGCCGACTTGTACGGGCGTCCGATGCCGTTCTTATTCGAAAAGGACGCCTGGGACTACCAGAACCGTTTTGTTCCCCAAGATCAACAATTCAAAGACGACTGGTTGGCTCGCTCGTGTGAGTTGGTCGACAAGTATCAGCCCGATGTCTTCTGGTTTGATTTTGGGATCACCCCCGGTGGTCGAACGGTCAACTACCAAGACAATCCGTTCGCGGACCATTTGAAGCAGTTTGCGGCCTATTACTACAACCAAACGTCCGAACAAACCGGTCAGCCCGGAGTGATCAATTACAAATGGGAAGCGTTCCCCGAGTCGGCCGCCGTGTTGGACAAAGAGCGTTCCAAGATGGCCGAGATTCGCAAGCCGTTCTGGCAAACCGACACCGCGGTCAGCGCCAGCTCCTGGGGCTACACCCAGAACCAACGCTACAAGACGCCGGAACGGTTGATCAATGATTTGGTCGACATCGTCAGCAAAAATGGGTGCTTGTTGTTAAACGTCGGCCCCCGCGCCGACGGCACGATCCCCGAGGAAGACCAGGCGATCCTGAAAGAGATCGGAAGCTGGCTGAAGATTAACGGAGAATCGATCTACGAAACGACCTACTGGAAGACGTTCGGCGAAGGTCCGACGTCGGTTTCGACCGGACACGTTTCCGAATCGAAAGATAAACCATTCACCGCGGCGGACCTTCGATTCACCACGCGCGCCGGCGACAGCACGCTGTACGTCACGGGATTGAAATGGCCGGAGAACAATCAAATCACCGTGAAAACACTGTCCAGTAACAGCCAGCACTACGAAGGCGACATCGCATCGATCACGATGCTCGGTTCGGACCAGGAACTGGAATGGTCGCGTGATGAAAACGGACTGACGGTGCAACTTCCGAAGACCAGACCGTCAAAGTACGCTTATGTCTTGAAAGTCACCCAATAG
- a CDS encoding aldo/keto reductase: MELSTQGTASGRDVLQIPKIVFGTSSFGNLYRAISGDAKREIVSQWTEHALGMVTVDSAGKYGAGLALESISKALSELHVDPADVLISNKLGWRRVPLETPEPTFEPGAWVGLEHDAVQDISYDGILRCWRQGCQLLAPYRAQLVSVHDPDEYLAAATDTSDRQSRWDDILGAYQALVELRDRGEVAGIGVGSKDWRVSQQLAEQCDLDWVMLATSLTVYTHPSELLEFIESLRVRNVAVINSAVFHAGFLTGGDFFDYRKVTGESESDQSLIRWRDRFHQLCNQHEVTPAEACVAFGMSPPGVVATALNSSRPERIQQNVALCAASPPAEFWSAMKEAGLIDPSYPYIG, encoded by the coding sequence ATGGAACTGAGCACCCAAGGCACGGCGTCTGGCAGGGACGTTTTGCAGATTCCGAAGATCGTTTTCGGAACCAGCTCGTTCGGTAATCTTTACCGAGCGATCTCCGGAGATGCCAAGCGTGAAATCGTCTCTCAGTGGACCGAACACGCGCTGGGTATGGTGACCGTTGATTCGGCCGGCAAGTATGGCGCCGGTTTGGCGCTGGAGTCGATTTCAAAGGCCTTGTCTGAGCTTCACGTCGATCCGGCGGACGTTCTGATCAGCAACAAACTGGGGTGGCGACGCGTTCCGCTGGAAACCCCCGAACCGACCTTCGAACCCGGTGCTTGGGTGGGACTGGAACATGACGCGGTCCAAGACATCAGCTACGACGGTATCTTGCGTTGCTGGCGACAGGGGTGCCAGCTACTTGCCCCCTATCGAGCACAGCTCGTCTCCGTGCACGACCCCGACGAATACTTGGCCGCTGCCACGGACACGTCGGATCGCCAGTCACGCTGGGACGACATCCTGGGCGCCTACCAGGCGCTCGTCGAACTGCGTGACAGGGGTGAGGTCGCGGGGATCGGAGTCGGATCGAAAGATTGGCGGGTTTCTCAGCAACTTGCCGAGCAATGCGACTTGGACTGGGTCATGCTGGCGACCAGTTTGACCGTCTACACGCACCCGAGCGAATTGCTGGAGTTCATTGAATCGCTGCGAGTCAGGAACGTCGCGGTCATCAATTCCGCGGTCTTCCATGCCGGCTTCTTAACCGGGGGCGATTTCTTTGATTATCGAAAAGTCACCGGCGAAAGCGAATCGGATCAATCGCTGATCCGTTGGCGCGACCGGTTTCATCAGCTCTGCAACCAACACGAGGTAACTCCGGCCGAAGCCTGTGTCGCATTCGGCATGTCGCCGCCGGGCGTCGTGGCGACCGCGCTCAACAGCAGCCGTCCCGAGCGGATCCAGCAAAACGTCGCCCTTTGCGCCGCGTCGCCACCGGCGGAGTTTTGGTCGGCGATGAAAGAGGCCGGCCTGATCGATCCCAGCTATCCCTACATCGGTTGA
- the bshB1 gene encoding bacillithiol biosynthesis deacetylase BshB1 — MTEIHTDGPEAIGDIAPLDFLVVAPHPDDAEIGMGGTIAKMIRQGMRVGILDLTTGEPTPHGSEAIRRAETIRASEILNVTWRGNASLVNRELQHTLEARKRIASYFRMLRPRWVFAPYFHDAHPDHVVATELIEAARFWAKLSKTDMPGERFHPERTFYYFCVHLRLAIQPSWIVDISETIEQKMESIRAYESQFITGRPAEPPTMLDRIETDAAHFGNLIARRYGEPFATKEPLALTSLRDIF, encoded by the coding sequence ATGACTGAGATCCATACCGACGGCCCCGAGGCGATCGGTGACATCGCCCCACTTGATTTTCTGGTCGTCGCACCGCATCCCGATGATGCGGAGATCGGCATGGGTGGCACGATCGCCAAAATGATTCGGCAGGGTATGCGGGTCGGCATCTTGGACCTGACCACCGGCGAACCGACCCCGCATGGCAGCGAAGCCATCCGCCGCGCCGAAACGATCCGCGCGAGCGAAATCCTGAACGTGACCTGGCGTGGCAATGCCTCGTTGGTCAACCGCGAACTCCAACACACGCTCGAAGCGCGCAAGCGGATCGCCAGCTACTTTCGAATGTTGCGTCCACGCTGGGTCTTCGCGCCTTACTTTCACGACGCCCATCCGGACCACGTCGTCGCGACCGAATTGATCGAAGCGGCTCGGTTTTGGGCCAAGCTTAGCAAGACCGATATGCCGGGCGAACGGTTTCATCCCGAGCGAACGTTCTACTACTTCTGCGTGCACTTACGCTTGGCCATCCAGCCCAGCTGGATCGTCGACATCAGCGAGACGATCGAGCAAAAAATGGAATCGATCCGCGCCTACGAAAGTCAGTTCATCACCGGTCGCCCGGCCGAGCCGCCGACGATGCTGGACCGCATCGAAACCGACGCCGCCCATTTCGGCAACCTGATCGCCCGTCGCTACGGCGAACCCTTCGCCACCAAAGAACCCCTGGCCCTGACATCGCTGCGTGACATCTTCTAA